A single Amia ocellicauda isolate fAmiCal2 chromosome 9, fAmiCal2.hap1, whole genome shotgun sequence DNA region contains:
- the ctu2 gene encoding cytoplasmic tRNA 2-thiolation protein 2 isoform X1 yields MCQVDEEYKDDQLKNRTVLSVSQKCVKCNEVSAVLIIRAGDGFCRDCFKEYFVHKFRAMLGKNRLIFPGEKVLLALSGGPASSSMLFQVQQGLSRDAPKKLRFTPGIVYIDEGAATGQSPEERIGKISQLESIFSATGYPFYIVHLEEVFGLPNSVLQCVPSVPERIEGCYKAAVERFIQHSTSTQREMRCISEAEDPSLMGAQTRLSELSVQDGRVSGGRLPVTPEQTQAVERLLASVRTLTAKEELLQTLRHHLIVHTARAHGYAKVMMGDSCSRLAVKLLSNISLGRGASLAMDTGFSDPRYGDIAIVRPMREYSSKEIAFYNKMFKVPSVFIPGLDTKAPEKASIQRLTESFVNKLQAEFPSTVSTIYRTSEKLITACPRTSADKEQTEKCLLCLCTLDTSGEEASAFHATLISEKLSQKKPPELGQSPVLPGQQCCCTGGGQADICGATGGGCCSVDRTPVTHDLQSLLCYSCRLIIKDMSSVNELPQYIVSEADRRRRRAQMKEEISEFLLDPDEDCDAA; encoded by the exons ATGTGTCAAGTGGACGAGGAATATAAAGATGATCAATTGAAAAACAGAACCGTTCTAAG TGTTTCCCAGAAATGCGTGAAATGTAACGAGGTCTCGGCGGTGCTGATCATCCGAGCGGGAGATGGTTTTTGCAG GGATTGCTTTAAAGAGTACTTTGTGCATAAATTCCGGGCCATGCTGGGGAAAAACCGTCTTATTTTTCCTGGAGAGAAG GTTCTCCTGGCTTTGTCAGGTGGTCCTGCCTCCAGCTCCATGCTCTTCCAGGTTCAACAG gGTCTGAGTCGTGATGCACCAAAGAAATTAAGATTTACACCTGGAATAGTCTACATAGAtg AAGGAGCTGCTACAGGTCAGAGCCCAGAAGAGAGAATTGGAAAGATATCCCAGCTGGAGTCCATATTCTCAGCCACAGGGTACCCTTTCTACATTGTACACCTGGAGGAG GTGTTTGGTCTGCCCAATTCTGTCCTGCAGTGTGTGCCCTCTGTCCCGGAGAGGATAGAGGGGTGTTATAAGGCTGCTGTGGAGAGGTTCATCCAGCACAGTACAAGCACACAAAGGGAGATGAGATGTATTTCTGAGGCCGAGGATCCTTCACTGATGGGAGCCCAGACCAGACTCTCTGAGCTGTCAGTCCAGGATGGAAGAGTTTCCGGTGGGAGACTTCCTGTCACTCCTGAGCAGACCCAGGCTGTAGAGAGACTGCTGGCCTCTGTTAGGACTCTGACAGCAaaggaggagctgctgcagacATTGAG GCACCACCTGATCGTGCACACGGCGAGGGCACACGGTTACGCCAAGGTCATGATGGGAGACAGCTGCTCTCGCCTGGCTGTGAAGCTCCTAAGCAACATCTCCCTAGGCCGAGGGGCGTCTCTGGCCATGGACACG GGTTTCTCAGATCCCCGATATGGAGACATAGCCATAGTCCGGCCCATGAGGGAGTACTCTTCTAAGGAGATTGCATTctacaataaaatgtttaagGTCCCATCTGTTTTCATTCCTGGCCTAGACACTAAG GCTCCCGAGAAAGCCAGCATTCAACGCCTGACTGAGAGCTTCGTCAATAAACTTCAAGCCGAGTTCCCCTCCACTGTCAGCACCATTTACAG GACTAGCGAGAAGCTGATCACGGCCTGCCCACGAACGAGTGCTGACAAGGAGCAGACTGAGAAGTGCTTGCTGTGTCTCTGTACTCTGGACACAAGTGGAG AAGAGGCCTCTGCCTTCCACGCTACCTTGATCTCAGAGAAGCTCTCTCAGAAGAAGCCCCCTGAGCTGGGCCAAAGCCCCGTGTTGCCAGGTCAGCAGTGCTGTTGCACTGGAGGAGGGCAGGCTGACATCTGTGGGGCCACAGGCGGTGGCTGCTGCTCTGTGGACAG gACCCCCGTCACCCATGACCTTCAAAGCCTGCTGTGTTACAGCTGCAGACTGATCATCAAAGACATG AGCTCTGTAAACGAACTACCTCAGTACATTGTATCGGAAGCTGATCgcaggaggaggag GGCTCAGATGAAAGAGGAGATCAGCGAGTTCCTTCTGGACCCTGACGAGGATTGTGATGCTGCCTGA
- the ctu2 gene encoding cytoplasmic tRNA 2-thiolation protein 2 isoform X2 → MCQVDEEYKDDQLKNRTVLSVSQKCVKCNEVSAVLIIRAGDGFCRDCFKEYFVHKFRAMLGKNRLIFPGEKVLLALSGGPASSSMLFQVQQGLSRDAPKKLRFTPGIVYIDGAATGQSPEERIGKISQLESIFSATGYPFYIVHLEEVFGLPNSVLQCVPSVPERIEGCYKAAVERFIQHSTSTQREMRCISEAEDPSLMGAQTRLSELSVQDGRVSGGRLPVTPEQTQAVERLLASVRTLTAKEELLQTLRHHLIVHTARAHGYAKVMMGDSCSRLAVKLLSNISLGRGASLAMDTGFSDPRYGDIAIVRPMREYSSKEIAFYNKMFKVPSVFIPGLDTKAPEKASIQRLTESFVNKLQAEFPSTVSTIYRTSEKLITACPRTSADKEQTEKCLLCLCTLDTSGEEASAFHATLISEKLSQKKPPELGQSPVLPGQQCCCTGGGQADICGATGGGCCSVDRTPVTHDLQSLLCYSCRLIIKDMSSVNELPQYIVSEADRRRRRAQMKEEISEFLLDPDEDCDAA, encoded by the exons ATGTGTCAAGTGGACGAGGAATATAAAGATGATCAATTGAAAAACAGAACCGTTCTAAG TGTTTCCCAGAAATGCGTGAAATGTAACGAGGTCTCGGCGGTGCTGATCATCCGAGCGGGAGATGGTTTTTGCAG GGATTGCTTTAAAGAGTACTTTGTGCATAAATTCCGGGCCATGCTGGGGAAAAACCGTCTTATTTTTCCTGGAGAGAAG GTTCTCCTGGCTTTGTCAGGTGGTCCTGCCTCCAGCTCCATGCTCTTCCAGGTTCAACAG gGTCTGAGTCGTGATGCACCAAAGAAATTAAGATTTACACCTGGAATAGTCTACATAGAtg GAGCTGCTACAGGTCAGAGCCCAGAAGAGAGAATTGGAAAGATATCCCAGCTGGAGTCCATATTCTCAGCCACAGGGTACCCTTTCTACATTGTACACCTGGAGGAG GTGTTTGGTCTGCCCAATTCTGTCCTGCAGTGTGTGCCCTCTGTCCCGGAGAGGATAGAGGGGTGTTATAAGGCTGCTGTGGAGAGGTTCATCCAGCACAGTACAAGCACACAAAGGGAGATGAGATGTATTTCTGAGGCCGAGGATCCTTCACTGATGGGAGCCCAGACCAGACTCTCTGAGCTGTCAGTCCAGGATGGAAGAGTTTCCGGTGGGAGACTTCCTGTCACTCCTGAGCAGACCCAGGCTGTAGAGAGACTGCTGGCCTCTGTTAGGACTCTGACAGCAaaggaggagctgctgcagacATTGAG GCACCACCTGATCGTGCACACGGCGAGGGCACACGGTTACGCCAAGGTCATGATGGGAGACAGCTGCTCTCGCCTGGCTGTGAAGCTCCTAAGCAACATCTCCCTAGGCCGAGGGGCGTCTCTGGCCATGGACACG GGTTTCTCAGATCCCCGATATGGAGACATAGCCATAGTCCGGCCCATGAGGGAGTACTCTTCTAAGGAGATTGCATTctacaataaaatgtttaagGTCCCATCTGTTTTCATTCCTGGCCTAGACACTAAG GCTCCCGAGAAAGCCAGCATTCAACGCCTGACTGAGAGCTTCGTCAATAAACTTCAAGCCGAGTTCCCCTCCACTGTCAGCACCATTTACAG GACTAGCGAGAAGCTGATCACGGCCTGCCCACGAACGAGTGCTGACAAGGAGCAGACTGAGAAGTGCTTGCTGTGTCTCTGTACTCTGGACACAAGTGGAG AAGAGGCCTCTGCCTTCCACGCTACCTTGATCTCAGAGAAGCTCTCTCAGAAGAAGCCCCCTGAGCTGGGCCAAAGCCCCGTGTTGCCAGGTCAGCAGTGCTGTTGCACTGGAGGAGGGCAGGCTGACATCTGTGGGGCCACAGGCGGTGGCTGCTGCTCTGTGGACAG gACCCCCGTCACCCATGACCTTCAAAGCCTGCTGTGTTACAGCTGCAGACTGATCATCAAAGACATG AGCTCTGTAAACGAACTACCTCAGTACATTGTATCGGAAGCTGATCgcaggaggaggag GGCTCAGATGAAAGAGGAGATCAGCGAGTTCCTTCTGGACCCTGACGAGGATTGTGATGCTGCCTGA